In bacterium, the genomic stretch GCCAATGGCCAGATCGGAATAGATAAAATGAAAAAGTTTCTTCCCGATCTTGTGCTTCTTGATATCGTCATGCCGAGAAAAGACGGTTTTGACCTATTGGAAGAAGTCCGACAAGCTTCAGAGCAAGAAAACATCAAAAAAATTCCTATTATCGTGCTGTCTAATCTTGCCTCTCCAATCGATATTATGGAAGGAAAACGCCTTGGTGCTCAAGACTGGTGGATAAAAGCTTTCAATACGCCAAGCCAAATTGC encodes the following:
- a CDS encoding response regulator translates to MIFEKNKKKVLIVEDDNDISEMYRIRITASGFLVETAANGQIGIDKMKKFLPDLVLLDIVMPRKDGFDLLEEVRQASEQENIKKIPIIVLSNLASPIDIMEGKRLGAQDWWIKAFNTPSQIAQKVIDFFNKKVIKVEEK